In Acanthochromis polyacanthus isolate Apoly-LR-REF ecotype Palm Island chromosome 9, KAUST_Apoly_ChrSc, whole genome shotgun sequence, the DNA window TACTGTGGCTGTGGTGAgaagcaaaaacatgaaaatgtaaagaaatgttATAGTGTCTGACTGTGTGGAATAGACACACTTTTTAGCCTTGGGTCAGTTTGAACAGAATAAAAGGGGAAGctacatatttaaaatgaaaggaaTAAGCCTATTCACCTTCTTGCTGAAGCTGGATGAGAAATCTCTAAAGGAAACCGTATAAAATCCAAACACTGACCGTTAACTTTTCAACCCTACCAGGCGTTTGTCACTTTTGCTGcccttgaaaaaaataaaacacctcaACTGAAGCTGGAaagtttctctgtttttgtacaAGTCAGTTCCAAAAATACAGGCAAATGGTATTGGCTTTGAATAAGCCTCttttcataaataataatacacaataaaaaccTAAACATGATATTTAGTTAACTTTAGACCTGCTTACATGTGGAATTTTTACTTGTGAAATGAACAAGgctaatttttctttcatttttgtgtgaagTGAGGTCAGCTGTGGCTTCATGTTCACAGCTCAGATTTGAGAGAAAGTATTGATCTTCTCATCTTTAACAGATGAGCATATTTCCCAAAACGATGTCTAATGATtggaatatataaacacagacAAGGACACACAGAGTCAGACGTGCCAAGACTGTGCTGCGTTCACCACTGCAGAAAACATGACTATGTTTCCCACTGAGCTGCTGTAGATATTTCTAAACTCAGCCAAACCACTTGATAGTAAATATCGCAACTGTGAGTAAGTGTATGAATGAGTAAAGAATCAAATGAATTAAGTGGTGACTAGTTTCCTTTCTGGACTCATCAGAGTTCATTTGTGGCTGTCTGATaaaaaacagatgttttcacGTTGTGTATTTAAAAGTCATGATCTTACACATCTGTGACGTAAATGTaagatttttattaaatacAGAATTCCAGTATAATATTCTCATTCACAATGTTTTCACAAGCTTGAATGCTTTATCAATATATAGCTTATAACACATGCTTAACATATCAGTTCAGCAGGTCAGCACTGATGTCACAATGAAAAAATCTTACATGCACAAGTCTGAATATAAAATATCCACATCTAGATTGGATCTGCATATTTATGACTCTAGTGAGATAACATCATCAGAGGTGATGTGTGAATCTACCAGCTTGTGCACTTTCATCTTGGGTGGAAGGTGTTTTTTGCACCACATTCACTTCCTGGTGTCTCACACAGAAAGTCCCTCGCATTTTCATTACCTAATCGTAGCATCTCTGGGAAGTCCTTTACTTTACAGATAATTTCACAGCAGCTGCTTTTTAATTAAGTAGAGTCATTTTTAACCCGGATGCCTCATTTCCCATCATCCTGTCTGGTTCTGAGCAAGCTCTCCTCAGctttttttcactgcagaacCAGCTGCTCCTCTCTTCTAACAGTCGTATGAGGTCAAAGCTAACCACAACTGAGAAGGACCGCATGAATGTATTAGAAATGTTTGGTGTTCATGACCACAAACACAACTTCTCTCAGGTAATCCAGCATTTTTGGGCACAGCTTTACAGTCCAGCTTCTACAAACGCAAAGTCTCTGGTGTCTGTTCTTTTTACATCTTCACTGATTCGGATGTGGAGTCCAGTAAAGTCCTGTAAATGTCAGACTTGAGGAAACGTGGGTAGGAATCTCTCTCCATCAGCCCGTAGACGATCTTTTGGGCATCATCGAAACACACCGCGGAAGGCGCCATAATGTTCCGCCTGATCACCTCCCTGGTCTTGTGGTCAATGTTTAtctgaaaacaaaggaaacacgATGAGCGTCAGTTAAAAACGAAAGCAGTAGTAGCAGCAGTGCTGTAAATCTgtctaaatgattaaaaactctGCAGGTACCTCTCTGGGAGCCTCGGCTTGAATGTAGCGTTTGAAGATCTTTTTGGCCCTGGAGGACATCCTGAAGGATGATTTGATCTTCTTATAGTCCTCACACACCACCCAGAACTCAATGTTTTCATCACTGAATTCTGACTTCAGGAAGGCCTGGAATATGCTCATTCCATCTGAACAAAGAAACAAGCTGCAGTTAGCCACTGTTTGGGCAGAACACATGCTGAGAGACTCGACTGTGGAGCAACATATTGATTAACTTACATTTCGATGATAGAAGTCTGTCTAGTGAGCTCGACCACTGGGACATTTCCTCAAAACAAAGCCTGCAAGAGAAGGATTCACTGTCagtcacacataaaacaaacacatcagcAGTGTAGAtgtttaatttacagttttatttcacTTACCCGTCACTGTTAGTGGCTTGAGTCGATCGAGACTGCAGCCGAGACTTCAGGTTTCCTCCCCTGGTAAACCAAACAAACCAGCATGtct includes these proteins:
- the LOC110964522 gene encoding regulator of G-protein signaling 21-like, encoding MPSLVTSPPRELQHLSMDTDNKKAGKHRGGNLKSRLQSRSTQATNSDGLCFEEMSQWSSSLDRLLSSKYGMSIFQAFLKSEFSDENIEFWVVCEDYKKIKSSFRMSSRAKKIFKRYIQAEAPREINIDHKTREVIRRNIMAPSAVCFDDAQKIVYGLMERDSYPRFLKSDIYRTLLDSTSESVKM